From a region of the Sesamum indicum cultivar Zhongzhi No. 13 linkage group LG3, S_indicum_v1.0, whole genome shotgun sequence genome:
- the LOC105159127 gene encoding metal transporter Nramp2 — protein MNSIPQQNHAAPNSHTESQQLQAVEREQEDESHRLLPTSASPSSDAVLIKTVERFEDDDQEAAYEAREKILIGDFELDSPNSSSVPPFSFKKLWLFTGPGFLMSIAFLDPGNLEGDLQAGAIAGYSLLWLLMWATAMGLLIQLLSARIGVATGRHLAELCREEYPYWAGIVLWFMAEVALIGADIQEVIGSAIAIQILSRGLLPLWVGVLITASDCFMFLLLENYGVRKLEAVFAVLISTMALSFAWMFADAKPSTKELLIGLLVPKLSSRTIRQAVGVVGCVIMPHNVFLHSALVQSRTIDPNKKGQVQEALNYYTIESSAALLVSFMINLFVTTVFAKGFYGSKQADSIGLVNAGQYLEEKYGGGFFPILYIWGIGLLAAGQSSTITGTYAGQFIMGGFLNLRLKKSVRALITRSCAIIPTIVVALVFNKSESSLDVLNEWLNVLQSIQIPFALIPLLTLVSKEQVMGVFKIGPTLERAAWTVAALVIVINGYLLLHFFLSEVNGLLFGFLVSAGTAAYVAFIVYLVSHSNSELSNWLSQFVPKSFSYSGN, from the exons ATGAACTCAATCCCACAGCAAAACCATGCGGCGCCGAATTCACACACGGAATCACAACAGCTACAAGCAGTTGAAAGAGAGCAAGAAGATGAATCTCACCGTCTACTGCCCACGTCGGCGTCCCCCTCATCTGACGCCGTTCTGATTAAAACAGTAGAAAGATTCGAGGACGACGATCAGGAAGCAGCGTACGAGGCCCGCGAGAAGATCCTGATCGGCGATTTCGAATTGGATTCCCCGAATTCTTCCAGCGTGCCGCCGTTTTCGTTCAAGAAGCTCTGGCTATTCACGGGTCCGGGTTTTTTGATGAGCATAGCATTTCTGGATCCGGGGAATCTTGAGGGGGATCTTCAGGCGGGGGCAATTGCGGGTTACTCGTTACTGTGGCTGTTGATGTGGGCCACGGCGATGGGCCTGTTGATTCAACTGTTGTCGGCGAGAATAGGGGTGGCAACCGGCCGGCATTTAGCGGAGCTTTGTCGTGAGGAGTACCCATATTGGGCTGGGATTGTTTTGTGGTTCATGGCGGAGGTAGCGTTGATTGGGGCAGACATTCAGGAGGTAATTGGAAGTGCGATCGCTATCCAGATTCTGAGCCGTGGCCTGCTACCCCTTTGGGTTGGTGTTCTAATTACTGCTTCTGATTG CTTTATGTTTTTACTTCTTGAAAACTATGGCGTGAGGAAGTTGGAAGCTGTTTTTGCTGTTCTGATTTCAACTATGGCGCTATCATTTGCTTGGATGTTTGCTGATGCTAAGCCAAGTACAAAGGAGCTTTTAATTG GTCTTTTGGTTCCAAAACTTAGCTCAAGAACAATTCGGCAAGCTGTGGGAGTTGTGGGTTGTGTAATAATGCCTCACAATGTCTTTTTGCACTCTGCTTTAGTACAATCAAGGACAATTGACCCTAACAAGAAAGGTCAGGTCCAGGAGGCACTCAACTACTACACCATCGAGTCCTCGGCTGCCCTTCTCGTCTCCTTCATGATCAACTTGTTCGTGACGACCGTCTTTGCTAAGGGATTTTATGGAAGTAAACAAGCAGACAGTATAGGCCTAGTAAATGCCGGACAATATCTTGAGGAGAAATATGGTGGGGGTTTCTTTCCTATTCTGTATATATGGGGTATTGGATTATTAGCCGCTGGGCAGAGTAGTACAATAACCGGCACGTACGCTGGACAGTTTATAATGGGAGGTTTTCTTAATCTACGTCTAAAGAAGTCAGTAAGGGCGTTGATTACTAGAAGTTGTGCTATTATACCAACTATAGTCGTGGCTCTGGTTTTCAACAAATCAGAATCATCGTTAGATGTACTAAATGAATGGCTCAATGTGCTACAGTCTATACAGATACCTTTTGCTCTCATCCCACTTCTCACCTTGGTGTCGAAGGAGCAGGTGATGGGAGTCTTTAAGATTGGCCCCACCCTTGAG AGAGCTGCATGGACAGTGGCTGCACTGGTGATAGTAATTAACGGATATCTTTTGCTCCACTTCTTCCTCTCCGAAGTCAATGGGCTGTTGTTCGGTTTCCTCGTCTCTGCTGGGACAGCAGCGTATGTAGCATTCATAGTGTATCTTGTTTCACATAGTAATAGTGAGCTTTCCAATTGGCTAAGCCAATTTGTACCCAAGAGTTTTAGTTACTCTGGAAACTAA
- the LOC105159128 gene encoding putative cyclin-A3-1, translated as MADQENCMRVTRLAAKKRAAEEAMAAQQSKKKRVVLGEIQNVVQDVGLGKNLKLGGQNEKPKTKPKRNVKKGRGAAKETKSLKVESDPGINVDEKCDDPQICGAYASDIYEYLHNMEMEAKRRPLSDYLEKIQKDVTANMRGVLVDWLVEVAEEYKLLPDTLYLTVSYIDRFLSINAIHRQKLQLLGVSSMLIASKYEEISPPHVEDFCYITDNTYTKEDVVKMEALVLKSLGFQMGNPTVKTFLRKVTRIAQEDYESSSLQLEFLGYYLAELSLLDYACVKFLPSLVAASVVFLSRFTLQPKQHPWSLALQLHSRYKAADLKECVCILQDLQSSRRGGSLVAVRDKYKQHKFKCVSTLSSPSQIPESFFDGTRDE; from the exons ATGGCTGACCAAGAAAACTGCATGAGGGTCACGCGCTTGGCGGCGAAGAAGAGAGCCGCAGAGGAGGCTATGGCTGCCCAGCAGAGTAAGAAGAAGAGAGTGGTGTTAGGTGAGATTCAGAATGTTGTGCAGGATGTGGGTTTGGGCAAAAATCTGAAGCTTGGTGGTCAGAATGAGAAGCCGAAAACTAAGCCTAAGAGGAATGTGAAGAAAGGGAGAGGGGCAGCGAAGGAAACGAAGAGTCTGAAGGTGGAAAGTGATCCTGGGATTAATGTGGATGAGAAATGTGACGACCCGCAGATTTGTGGAGCCTATGCTTCTGATATATACGAATATCTTCACAATATGGAG ATGGAGGCTAAGAGAAGACCATTGTCAGATTACTTGGAGAAAATTCAGAAAGATGTGACTGCAAACATGAGAGGGGTTTTGGTAGATTGGTTAGTTGAGGTGGCAGAGGAATACAAGCTTCTTCCAGACACATTGTATTTAACAGTTTCCTATATTGACAGATTCTTATCCATCAATGCTATTCATAGGCAAAAACTTCAGCTTCTTGGTGTTTCTTCAATGCTTATTGCCTC GAAATATGAGGAGATTAGTCCTCCGCACGTGGaagatttttgttatataactGATAACACATACACTAAGGAAGATGTTGTGAAAATGGAGGCTTTAGTGCTCAAATCCCTTGGATTCCAAATGGGCAATCCTACAGTGAAGACATTTCTAAG AAAAGTCACCAGGATTGCTCAGGAAGACTATGAG AGTTCTAGCTTGCAGTTGGAGTTCTTGGGTTACTACCTAGCAGAGTTAAGTCTGCTGGATTATGCATGTGTGAAATTCTTGCCTTCCTTGGTGGCTGCATCAGTTGTGTTCCTCTCACGATTTACACTCCAGCCAAAGCAACACCCTTGG AGTTTGGCTCTACAGCTCCATTCACGGTATAAAGCTGCAGATCTCAAAGAATGTGTCTGCATCCTTCAAGACTTGCAGTCAAGTAGAAGAGGTGGCTCTTTGGTTGCAGTGAGGGACAAATACAAGCAACACAAG TTCAAATGTGTATCAACACTGTCCTCGCCTTCACAAATACCAGAGTCCTTTTTTGATGGCACCAGAGATGAGTAA
- the LOC105159126 gene encoding peamaclein-like encodes MKVQQLLSAALILLLLTDLVLITSSITLPAASSDCDEKCGVRCSKAGVKDRCLKYCGICCAECKCVPSGTYGNKHECPCYRDKKNSKGKPKCP; translated from the exons ATGAAGGTGCAGCAGCTCTTGTCTGCAGCATTGATATTGCTTCTTCTCACTGATCTTGTCCTCATCACCTCTTCAATCACACTGCCTGCAGCTTCAA GTGATTGTGATGAGAAATGTGGAGTGAGGTGTTCAAAGGCAGGAGTGAAGGACAGATGCCTGAAGTATTGTGGGATATGCTGTGCGGAGTGCAAATGTGTGCCTTCTGGTACTTATGGGAACAAGCATGAGTGCCCTTGCTACAGAGACAAGAAGAACTCCAAGGGCAAGCCTAAATGCCCTTGA